One window of the Carassius auratus strain Wakin chromosome 20, ASM336829v1, whole genome shotgun sequence genome contains the following:
- the reps1 gene encoding ralBP1-associated Eps domain-containing protein 1 isoform X3, which produces MESLILSDFEQKYYSELFLSCDVDNTKKVASNGKVRDLFRAAQLSNEVVHQIIELCGATRLGHFGRSQFYIALKLIALAQSGLPLRVESLNSVRDLPLPRFVMGKNEQETRHTVMYTDTENQGPYLPRPPGRVQAKKVSAHEMIQPCVPTVEPQPDTTSPVVSPHQSPPTSPHAWRKHKRQASGGNVDRQPSVPGVVWPPFREAQPGPVTGEGMWSAHSPPPVQESWVSFTDTPPSSTLPMHPPSAQPDSTTVRTVLSAMITNEIQRQTSGYDDPWKITDEQRQYYINQFKTIQADLTGLIPGSAAKEFFTKSKLPILELSHIWELSDFDKDGALTLDEFCAAFHLVVARKNGYDLPEKLPESLMPKLIDLDDSAGVPEPAPEVGFSASPVEVTPNKSPSMPSLNQNWPELNQSNEDTAIVHPVAIRMTPSKIHMQEMELKRTGSDHTHPTSPLIVKPPELSDETKLAATIKFPGTTVGDGYSSSDSFTSDQEPISSAVNRQRSHSGTSPEGLKVVAPPPPPPRPHTTHSRSSSLDMNRNFAAVPAGPQQPGVVAFPPAVPPRPLPTQTSVPHGHRSVEGDGLPAHTSTSPQQMPEQPNFADFSQFQAFAVDQPADDGEKPSDSGQAERCAETTGTMRTAKTDIQSEDRNATTVNSAKVSTPLAPPPKPVRRRLKSEDELRPDVEDLPQKSNVIATVLATQPSIPRSIGKDKKAIQASIRRNKETNTVLARLNSELQQQLKDLLEERISLEVQLEQLRPFSHL; this is translated from the exons TCTGAACTCTTCCTCTCGTGTGATGTGGATAACACCAAGAAAGTGGCCTCCAATGGCAAAGTTCGGGACCTCTTTCGGGCGGCCCAGCTTTCAAACGAAGTGGTCCATCAG ATTATTGAACTTTGTGGGGCTACGCGCCTGGGTCATTTCGGTCGGAGTCAGTTCTACATTGCACTGAAGCTCATTGCACTGGCCCAGTCTGGACTGCCCCTGCGCGTGGAGAGCCTGAACAGTG TCAGGGATCTGCCCCTCCCTCGCTTTGTGATGGGCAAGAACGAGCAGGAGACGAGGCACACAGTCATGTACACAGACACTGAGAACCAGGGACCCTACCTCCCCAGACCTCCAGGCCGGGTGCAAGCCAAAAAAGTGTCAGCGCATGAGATGATTCAGCCATGTGTACCCACTGTAGAGCCACAG CCGGACACCACATCTCCTGTAGTGTCACCGCACCAGTCCCCTCCCACTTCGCCCCATGCCTGGAGGAAGCACAAACGCCAGGCTAGCGGTGGAAACGTGGACAGACAGCCCTCAGTGCCAGGAGTTGTTTGGCCACCTTTTAGAGAAGCACAGCCAG GACCAGTTACAGGTGAAGGGATGTGGTCCGCCCATTCACCCCCTCCTGTCCAGGAAAGTTGGGTCAGTTTTACAGACACGCCCCCCTCCAGCACACTTCCAATGCATCCCCCCTCAGCTCAG CCGGACAGCACAACAGTACGAACTGTGCTATCTGCAATGATCACAAATGAAATCCAAAGACAGACCAGCGGTTATGATGACCCCTGGAAAATCACTGATGAGCAAAGACAGTATTACATAAACCAGTTTAAGACCATTCAGGCTGATCTCACTGGTTTAATCCCTG GATCAGCCGCAAAGGAATTCTTTACAAAGTCGAAActgcctattttagaactgtctcACATTTG GGAACTATCAGATTTTGATAAAGATGGTGCACTGACCCTGGATGAGTTCTGTGCTGCGTTTCATCTTGTGGTCGCTAGGAAAAATGGTTATGACCTTCCTGAAAAGCTCCCTGAGAGCCTAATGCCAAAGCTTATTGACTTGGATGACTCAGCAG GAGTTCCAGAACCTGCTCCTGAGGTGGGCTTTTCTGCTTCCCCTGTGGAGGTCACTCCAAATAAGTCTCCTTCCATGCCTTCCCTGAACCAGAACTGGCCTGAGCTCAATCAAAGCAATGAG GATACAGCAATAGTCCACCCTGTGGCCATTCGTATGACACCCAGCAAGATCCACATGCAAGAGATGGAGCTCAAGAGAACTGGAAGCG ATCACACACATCCAACAAGTCCGTTAATTGTGAAACCACCAGAACTTTCTGATGAGACCAAGTTAGCAGCAACTATTAAGTTTCCTGGTACCACTGTTG GAGATGGCTATAGCAGTTCAGATTCATTTACATCTGATCAAGAGCCCATTTCCAGTGCTGTGAACAGACAAAG GTCTCACTCTGGCACCTCTCCGGAAGGACTGAAGGTTGTGGCTCCACCCCCGCCTCCACCCCGCCCCCACACCACTCACTCACGGTCCTCCTCTCTAGACATGAACAGAAACTTTGCTGCTGTCCCTGCAG GTCCGCAGCAGCCGGGTGTAGTTGCCTTTCCCCCAGCAGTGCCTCCCAGACCACTGCCCACACAG ACATCAGTTCCTCATGGTCACCGTTCGGTAGAGGGAGATGGTCTTCCAGCACATACCAGCACGTCACCCCAGCAGATGCCAGAACAGCCCAACTTTGCTGACTTCAGCCAGTTCCAGGCTTTTGCTGTCGACCAGCCGGCAGATGATGGAGAGAAACCATCTGACAGTGGACAG GCAGAAAGATGTGCAGAAACCACCGGGACAATGAGAACAGCAAAGACCGACATTCAGTCAGAGGACCGAAATGCAACCACTGTCAATTCT GCCAAAGTATCCACTCCATTGGCCCCACCCCCTAAACCCGTACGTCGAAGACTGAAATCCGAAGATGAGCTCAGACCAGATGTGGAGGACCTTCCGCAAAAGTCTAACGTCATAGCCACTGTTCTAGCAACCCAGCCCTCAATTCCACG GTCTATCGGTAAAGATAAGAAGGCTATCCAGGCTTCTATTagaagaaacaaagaaacaaatacgGTTTTAGCCAGACTCAACAGTGAATTACAGCAGCAGTTGAAG GACCTGCTAGAAGAAAGAATCTCGCTTGAAGTGCAACTGGAACAGCTTAGACCTTTTTCGCATTTgtaa
- the reps1 gene encoding ralBP1-associated Eps domain-containing protein 1 isoform X2: protein MESLILSDFEQKYYSELFLSCDVDNTKKVASNGKVRDLFRAAQLSNEVVHQIIELCGATRLGHFGRSQFYIALKLIALAQSGLPLRVESLNSVRDLPLPRFVMGKNEQETRHTVMYTDTENQGPYLPRPPGRVQAKKVSAHEMIQPCVPTVEPQPDTTSPVVSPHQSPPTSPHAWRKHKRQASGGNVDRQPSVPGVVWPPFREAQPGPVTGEGMWSAHSPPPVQESWPDSTTVRTVLSAMITNEIQRQTSGYDDPWKITDEQRQYYINQFKTIQADLTGLIPGSAAKEFFTKSKLPILELSHIWELSDFDKDGALTLDEFCAAFHLVVARKNGYDLPEKLPESLMPKLIDLDDSAGVPEPAPEVGFSASPVEVTPNKSPSMPSLNQNWPELNQSNEQWETFSERSSSSQTLTQFDSNIAPADPDTAIVHPVAIRMTPSKIHMQEMELKRTGSDHTHPTSPLIVKPPELSDETKLAATIKFPGTTVGDGYSSSDSFTSDQEPISSAVNRQRSHSGTSPEGLKVVAPPPPPPRPHTTHSRSSSLDMNRNFAAVPAGPQQPGVVAFPPAVPPRPLPTQTSVPHGHRSVEGDGLPAHTSTSPQQMPEQPNFADFSQFQAFAVDQPADDGEKPSDSGQAERCAETTGTMRTAKTDIQSEDRNATTVNSAKVSTPLAPPPKPVRRRLKSEDELRPDVEDLPQKSNVIATVLATQPSIPRSIGKDKKAIQASIRRNKETNTVLARLNSELQQQLKDLLEERISLEVQLEQLRPFSHL, encoded by the exons TCTGAACTCTTCCTCTCGTGTGATGTGGATAACACCAAGAAAGTGGCCTCCAATGGCAAAGTTCGGGACCTCTTTCGGGCGGCCCAGCTTTCAAACGAAGTGGTCCATCAG ATTATTGAACTTTGTGGGGCTACGCGCCTGGGTCATTTCGGTCGGAGTCAGTTCTACATTGCACTGAAGCTCATTGCACTGGCCCAGTCTGGACTGCCCCTGCGCGTGGAGAGCCTGAACAGTG TCAGGGATCTGCCCCTCCCTCGCTTTGTGATGGGCAAGAACGAGCAGGAGACGAGGCACACAGTCATGTACACAGACACTGAGAACCAGGGACCCTACCTCCCCAGACCTCCAGGCCGGGTGCAAGCCAAAAAAGTGTCAGCGCATGAGATGATTCAGCCATGTGTACCCACTGTAGAGCCACAG CCGGACACCACATCTCCTGTAGTGTCACCGCACCAGTCCCCTCCCACTTCGCCCCATGCCTGGAGGAAGCACAAACGCCAGGCTAGCGGTGGAAACGTGGACAGACAGCCCTCAGTGCCAGGAGTTGTTTGGCCACCTTTTAGAGAAGCACAGCCAG GACCAGTTACAGGTGAAGGGATGTGGTCCGCCCATTCACCCCCTCCTGTCCAGGAAAGTTGG CCGGACAGCACAACAGTACGAACTGTGCTATCTGCAATGATCACAAATGAAATCCAAAGACAGACCAGCGGTTATGATGACCCCTGGAAAATCACTGATGAGCAAAGACAGTATTACATAAACCAGTTTAAGACCATTCAGGCTGATCTCACTGGTTTAATCCCTG GATCAGCCGCAAAGGAATTCTTTACAAAGTCGAAActgcctattttagaactgtctcACATTTG GGAACTATCAGATTTTGATAAAGATGGTGCACTGACCCTGGATGAGTTCTGTGCTGCGTTTCATCTTGTGGTCGCTAGGAAAAATGGTTATGACCTTCCTGAAAAGCTCCCTGAGAGCCTAATGCCAAAGCTTATTGACTTGGATGACTCAGCAG GAGTTCCAGAACCTGCTCCTGAGGTGGGCTTTTCTGCTTCCCCTGTGGAGGTCACTCCAAATAAGTCTCCTTCCATGCCTTCCCTGAACCAGAACTGGCCTGAGCTCAATCAAAGCAATGAG CAGTGGGAGACTTTTAGCGAACGCTCCTCAAGCTCACAAACTCTGACCCAATTTGATTCTAACATTGCACCAGCTGACCCT GATACAGCAATAGTCCACCCTGTGGCCATTCGTATGACACCCAGCAAGATCCACATGCAAGAGATGGAGCTCAAGAGAACTGGAAGCG ATCACACACATCCAACAAGTCCGTTAATTGTGAAACCACCAGAACTTTCTGATGAGACCAAGTTAGCAGCAACTATTAAGTTTCCTGGTACCACTGTTG GAGATGGCTATAGCAGTTCAGATTCATTTACATCTGATCAAGAGCCCATTTCCAGTGCTGTGAACAGACAAAG GTCTCACTCTGGCACCTCTCCGGAAGGACTGAAGGTTGTGGCTCCACCCCCGCCTCCACCCCGCCCCCACACCACTCACTCACGGTCCTCCTCTCTAGACATGAACAGAAACTTTGCTGCTGTCCCTGCAG GTCCGCAGCAGCCGGGTGTAGTTGCCTTTCCCCCAGCAGTGCCTCCCAGACCACTGCCCACACAG ACATCAGTTCCTCATGGTCACCGTTCGGTAGAGGGAGATGGTCTTCCAGCACATACCAGCACGTCACCCCAGCAGATGCCAGAACAGCCCAACTTTGCTGACTTCAGCCAGTTCCAGGCTTTTGCTGTCGACCAGCCGGCAGATGATGGAGAGAAACCATCTGACAGTGGACAG GCAGAAAGATGTGCAGAAACCACCGGGACAATGAGAACAGCAAAGACCGACATTCAGTCAGAGGACCGAAATGCAACCACTGTCAATTCT GCCAAAGTATCCACTCCATTGGCCCCACCCCCTAAACCCGTACGTCGAAGACTGAAATCCGAAGATGAGCTCAGACCAGATGTGGAGGACCTTCCGCAAAAGTCTAACGTCATAGCCACTGTTCTAGCAACCCAGCCCTCAATTCCACG GTCTATCGGTAAAGATAAGAAGGCTATCCAGGCTTCTATTagaagaaacaaagaaacaaatacgGTTTTAGCCAGACTCAACAGTGAATTACAGCAGCAGTTGAAG GACCTGCTAGAAGAAAGAATCTCGCTTGAAGTGCAACTGGAACAGCTTAGACCTTTTTCGCATTTgtaa
- the reps1 gene encoding ralBP1-associated Eps domain-containing protein 1 isoform X1 — protein MESLILSDFEQKYYSELFLSCDVDNTKKVASNGKVRDLFRAAQLSNEVVHQIIELCGATRLGHFGRSQFYIALKLIALAQSGLPLRVESLNSVRDLPLPRFVMGKNEQETRHTVMYTDTENQGPYLPRPPGRVQAKKVSAHEMIQPCVPTVEPQPDTTSPVVSPHQSPPTSPHAWRKHKRQASGGNVDRQPSVPGVVWPPFREAQPGPVTGEGMWSAHSPPPVQESWVSFTDTPPSSTLPMHPPSAQPDSTTVRTVLSAMITNEIQRQTSGYDDPWKITDEQRQYYINQFKTIQADLTGLIPGSAAKEFFTKSKLPILELSHIWELSDFDKDGALTLDEFCAAFHLVVARKNGYDLPEKLPESLMPKLIDLDDSAGVPEPAPEVGFSASPVEVTPNKSPSMPSLNQNWPELNQSNEQWETFSERSSSSQTLTQFDSNIAPADPDTAIVHPVAIRMTPSKIHMQEMELKRTGSDHTHPTSPLIVKPPELSDETKLAATIKFPGTTVGDGYSSSDSFTSDQEPISSAVNRQRSHSGTSPEGLKVVAPPPPPPRPHTTHSRSSSLDMNRNFAAVPAGPQQPGVVAFPPAVPPRPLPTQTSVPHGHRSVEGDGLPAHTSTSPQQMPEQPNFADFSQFQAFAVDQPADDGEKPSDSGQAERCAETTGTMRTAKTDIQSEDRNATTVNSAKVSTPLAPPPKPVRRRLKSEDELRPDVEDLPQKSNVIATVLATQPSIPRSIGKDKKAIQASIRRNKETNTVLARLNSELQQQLKDLLEERISLEVQLEQLRPFSHL, from the exons TCTGAACTCTTCCTCTCGTGTGATGTGGATAACACCAAGAAAGTGGCCTCCAATGGCAAAGTTCGGGACCTCTTTCGGGCGGCCCAGCTTTCAAACGAAGTGGTCCATCAG ATTATTGAACTTTGTGGGGCTACGCGCCTGGGTCATTTCGGTCGGAGTCAGTTCTACATTGCACTGAAGCTCATTGCACTGGCCCAGTCTGGACTGCCCCTGCGCGTGGAGAGCCTGAACAGTG TCAGGGATCTGCCCCTCCCTCGCTTTGTGATGGGCAAGAACGAGCAGGAGACGAGGCACACAGTCATGTACACAGACACTGAGAACCAGGGACCCTACCTCCCCAGACCTCCAGGCCGGGTGCAAGCCAAAAAAGTGTCAGCGCATGAGATGATTCAGCCATGTGTACCCACTGTAGAGCCACAG CCGGACACCACATCTCCTGTAGTGTCACCGCACCAGTCCCCTCCCACTTCGCCCCATGCCTGGAGGAAGCACAAACGCCAGGCTAGCGGTGGAAACGTGGACAGACAGCCCTCAGTGCCAGGAGTTGTTTGGCCACCTTTTAGAGAAGCACAGCCAG GACCAGTTACAGGTGAAGGGATGTGGTCCGCCCATTCACCCCCTCCTGTCCAGGAAAGTTGGGTCAGTTTTACAGACACGCCCCCCTCCAGCACACTTCCAATGCATCCCCCCTCAGCTCAG CCGGACAGCACAACAGTACGAACTGTGCTATCTGCAATGATCACAAATGAAATCCAAAGACAGACCAGCGGTTATGATGACCCCTGGAAAATCACTGATGAGCAAAGACAGTATTACATAAACCAGTTTAAGACCATTCAGGCTGATCTCACTGGTTTAATCCCTG GATCAGCCGCAAAGGAATTCTTTACAAAGTCGAAActgcctattttagaactgtctcACATTTG GGAACTATCAGATTTTGATAAAGATGGTGCACTGACCCTGGATGAGTTCTGTGCTGCGTTTCATCTTGTGGTCGCTAGGAAAAATGGTTATGACCTTCCTGAAAAGCTCCCTGAGAGCCTAATGCCAAAGCTTATTGACTTGGATGACTCAGCAG GAGTTCCAGAACCTGCTCCTGAGGTGGGCTTTTCTGCTTCCCCTGTGGAGGTCACTCCAAATAAGTCTCCTTCCATGCCTTCCCTGAACCAGAACTGGCCTGAGCTCAATCAAAGCAATGAG CAGTGGGAGACTTTTAGCGAACGCTCCTCAAGCTCACAAACTCTGACCCAATTTGATTCTAACATTGCACCAGCTGACCCT GATACAGCAATAGTCCACCCTGTGGCCATTCGTATGACACCCAGCAAGATCCACATGCAAGAGATGGAGCTCAAGAGAACTGGAAGCG ATCACACACATCCAACAAGTCCGTTAATTGTGAAACCACCAGAACTTTCTGATGAGACCAAGTTAGCAGCAACTATTAAGTTTCCTGGTACCACTGTTG GAGATGGCTATAGCAGTTCAGATTCATTTACATCTGATCAAGAGCCCATTTCCAGTGCTGTGAACAGACAAAG GTCTCACTCTGGCACCTCTCCGGAAGGACTGAAGGTTGTGGCTCCACCCCCGCCTCCACCCCGCCCCCACACCACTCACTCACGGTCCTCCTCTCTAGACATGAACAGAAACTTTGCTGCTGTCCCTGCAG GTCCGCAGCAGCCGGGTGTAGTTGCCTTTCCCCCAGCAGTGCCTCCCAGACCACTGCCCACACAG ACATCAGTTCCTCATGGTCACCGTTCGGTAGAGGGAGATGGTCTTCCAGCACATACCAGCACGTCACCCCAGCAGATGCCAGAACAGCCCAACTTTGCTGACTTCAGCCAGTTCCAGGCTTTTGCTGTCGACCAGCCGGCAGATGATGGAGAGAAACCATCTGACAGTGGACAG GCAGAAAGATGTGCAGAAACCACCGGGACAATGAGAACAGCAAAGACCGACATTCAGTCAGAGGACCGAAATGCAACCACTGTCAATTCT GCCAAAGTATCCACTCCATTGGCCCCACCCCCTAAACCCGTACGTCGAAGACTGAAATCCGAAGATGAGCTCAGACCAGATGTGGAGGACCTTCCGCAAAAGTCTAACGTCATAGCCACTGTTCTAGCAACCCAGCCCTCAATTCCACG GTCTATCGGTAAAGATAAGAAGGCTATCCAGGCTTCTATTagaagaaacaaagaaacaaatacgGTTTTAGCCAGACTCAACAGTGAATTACAGCAGCAGTTGAAG GACCTGCTAGAAGAAAGAATCTCGCTTGAAGTGCAACTGGAACAGCTTAGACCTTTTTCGCATTTgtaa
- the scara3 gene encoding scavenger receptor class A member 3 — translation MKDSYSGYENQLFNEEDLTGEEEEIPPLRGRARGGCMKCQQTHSLQLAVKMLYGFLALLIIAVAVLASLVFRRVDTLSEEETFYRKRISKVQESLKDISAVNNYSNCLDAAQYQEEIARLKKEYEEIQKKVLSQEQQLEKVTQSQQSLTQSSNRMTRDLQSFGIIIKRINQSLGQYLDQVTGWQVVINETDQGMKTLSEDQYDLKATMQQVNTTVALSALWIGALQRKAEEETLVLQKITADWQNYSRVLSGLKSNASITMQTVRAVQNGVSATHQRISMSSEMVHDLTLQVMNLQMQLDNVSSYIDEHEENMHDHQYHAKYYENRTGDRFVTLDARMKSTEMEIDTLSSSFKATVNHVRSMYQYINQESSSCQSRLNSHTEDLQNLNNTVLLLLHLADTLRMQYMMLNVRLDADVRNLSMVVEEMKLVDTSHEKLIQNFTILKGVPGQPGPKGNRGETGAKGPVGLTGPKGDRGLAGNRGPQGLKGAMGIKGDQGVQGSSGMRGGPGLKGEKGSLGPPGPRGEKGQKGDMGAPGKDGIPGPKGPTGIRGQAGLPGVHGPPGPKGVEGPMGPQGPRGIPGPPGKPAQGS, via the exons ATGAAAG ATAGCTACAGTGGTTACGAGAACCAGCTTTTTAATG AGGAGGACTTAACTGGAGAAGAAGAGGAAATTCCTCCCTTGAGAG GAAGAGCAAGAGGAGGATGTATGAAATGTCAGCAGACACATTCTCTTCAGCTAGCTGTCAAAATGCTCTATGGTTTTTTAGCTTTGCTCATCATTGCAGTTGCCGTGTTGGCATCCCTTG TTTTCAGAAGAGTTGATACCTTATCTGAAGAGGAGACATTTTACCGCAAGCGGATTTCAAAGGTCCAAGAGAGCCTAAAAG ATATCAGCGCTGTAAACAACTATTCCAACTGCTTAGATGCTGCTCAATACCAAGAGGAGATTGCCAGACTGAAGAAAGAGTATGAGGAGATCCAGAAGAAAGTACTCAGTCAAGAGCAGCAGTTGGAAAAGGTAACTCAATCTCAGCAAAGTCTTACGCAATCCAGCAATCGAATGACTAGAGACCTCCAGTCCTTTGGAATTATCATCAAGCGGATAAACCAGTCTCTGGGCCAGTACCTGGATCAGGTAACTGGCTGGCAGGTTGTCATCAATGAAACAGATCAAGGCATGAAAACCCTTTCTGAGGATCAATATGATTTGAAGGCCACAATGCAACAAGTCAACACTACTGTCGCCCTTAGTGCGTTGTGGATAGGTGCTCTTCAGAGGAAGGCAGAAGAGGAGACCTTGGTCCTTCAAAAaattacagcagactggcagaaCTACAGCAGAGTTTTAAGTGGCCTAAAGTCCAATGCCAGCATAACCATGCAGACCGTGAGGGCTGTTCAGAATGGTGTCTCTGCCACTCATCAGCGTATCAGCATGAGTTCAGAGATGGTGCATGACCTCACTCTGCAAGTCATGAACCTTCAGATGCAACTAGACAATGTCTCGTCTTACATTGATGAACATGAGGAGAACATGCACGACCACCAGTACCATGCCAAGTACTACGAGAACCGGACCGGGGACCGATTTGTGACTTTGGATGCAAGAATGAAGTCCACTGAAATGGAGATCGACACACTATCTTCCAGCTTCAAAGCAACCGTTAACCATGTTCGGAGCATGTACCAATACATCAACCAAGAGAGTTCTTCTTGCCAGTCCAGGCTGAATAGTCACACAGAAGATTTGCAGAACCTGAACAACACAGTCTTGCTTCTCCTTCACCTCGCTGACACTCTGAGGATGCAGTACATGATGCTGAATGTACGCCTCGATGCTGATGTGAGAAACCTATCAATGGTGGTTGAGGAGATGAAGCTGGTAGACACCAGTCATGAAAAGCTGATCCAGAACTTCACTATTCTGAAAG GTGTGCCTGGTCAACCAGGTCCAAAAGGAAACAGGGGAGAAACCGGAGCCAAAGGACCTGTAGGATTAACAGGACCAAAAGGTGACAGAGGACTTGCAGGGAATCGTGGACCTCAAGGACTTAAGGGCGCTATGGGAATAAAGGGTGATCAAGGTGTACAAGGATCTTCAGGAATGAGAGGTGGGCCAGGACTTAAAGGAGAAAAAGGGTCTTTAGGGCCACCAGGTCCTCGTGGTGAAAAGGGACAGAAGGGTGATATGGGGGCTCCTGGGAAGGATGGAATTCCTGGCCCAAAAGGACCGACAGGTATCCGAGGGCAAGCTGGACTCCCAGGGGTACATGGACCTCCTGGACCAAAAGGAGTAGAAGGCCCTATGGGACCACAGGGGCCAAGAGGAATACCTGGACCACCAGGGAAGCCTGCTCAGGGTTCATAA